One window from the genome of Bdellovibrio sp. NC01 encodes:
- a CDS encoding transglycosylase SLT domain-containing protein → MKTSLKWLLFSLAAGPVASTAFAQSGKDELESFKKAMESFKASKYEAAIPAFEEIAKQKTDLEEYAYFYLAQSYMKTGKMDDAEKELNKLQALSPNVKMSIEASSLQGQIALEKKSYKQAAALFTKLEKRTRNTESYPEIIYNLALAEDGMKKHSQTCKWLEKLYEKYPGYSKVQDWSVDLAANEFNGKPSGCNVTTEDFRTRVRYLLFAGLDQKAQAEINVMKEKLAKTDKYLADKLQAQFYLQEGELTKAVEILTPYYESMKKNFDYLILFASATARAGEVQQAVGSYYSAYKLSPRSKTGRQALYQSAFLSYQFQDYDGAARRFQEFMKVYSNSGLNRDAKWHLAWLKYLKGDYQGAYKAFSDMQSLKHKNKKAWKAFPNDRVTYWMAMSLYRQGKTEQARGMMEGLAKDPLLGYYAIVAQARLKKMEATLPAAKLAQSPLPTAPRMISRFSAGEFLMPSVEDTYRGDDSESEETMLITQYSADDEKGEEEEADGSDSTDQQAVEVVQNATDKDEATAGENSASFSSPVLMRRFERARDLMIVGENEWARWDLYDIERKTANREYLRTLMTEYSTAGHFNRSSYLAQVTFGGQRAAHGVDGVRYLWELAYPRAFNDSVEKYTKKFVVPEELVWGIMRAESSYRCDAISPVGALGLMQVMPFTGHKVATLIGDKEFKAPMLLEPETAVKVGSRYLKRLMDRFDNTIPLVAAGYNAGPHRVKNWLVSFGGLETDEFIEHIPFLETRNYVKRVVSNAYVYAKLYGNKKDLFPYLSEPVPVKVNAELVGKENWDDI, encoded by the coding sequence ATGAAGACCTCCCTGAAATGGTTATTATTTTCTTTGGCAGCGGGCCCTGTGGCCTCAACAGCATTTGCTCAATCGGGCAAGGATGAATTAGAGAGCTTTAAAAAGGCTATGGAGTCTTTTAAGGCTTCTAAATACGAAGCCGCTATTCCGGCCTTCGAAGAAATCGCGAAACAAAAAACTGATTTAGAAGAATACGCATATTTCTATTTGGCGCAGTCGTACATGAAAACGGGCAAGATGGATGACGCTGAAAAAGAGTTGAATAAACTCCAAGCGTTATCGCCCAACGTAAAAATGTCGATCGAAGCGTCAAGCTTGCAGGGGCAAATTGCACTAGAAAAGAAAAGCTATAAACAAGCAGCGGCGTTATTTACAAAACTTGAAAAGCGCACACGCAACACAGAATCTTATCCAGAGATCATTTACAACTTAGCACTTGCTGAAGACGGTATGAAAAAGCATTCCCAAACATGCAAATGGTTGGAAAAACTTTACGAAAAATATCCAGGTTATTCAAAAGTGCAAGATTGGAGTGTCGATCTTGCTGCGAACGAATTCAACGGCAAGCCTTCAGGTTGTAATGTGACGACGGAAGATTTCCGCACACGCGTTCGTTATTTGTTATTCGCAGGTCTTGATCAAAAAGCGCAAGCCGAAATCAACGTGATGAAAGAGAAGCTTGCAAAGACCGATAAATATCTTGCCGATAAATTGCAAGCGCAGTTCTATTTGCAAGAAGGCGAGTTGACGAAAGCTGTTGAAATTCTGACTCCGTATTACGAGAGCATGAAAAAGAATTTCGATTATTTGATTTTGTTCGCATCAGCAACGGCGCGTGCGGGTGAAGTGCAACAGGCAGTCGGTTCTTACTATTCAGCTTATAAATTAAGCCCGCGTTCAAAAACGGGTCGTCAAGCTTTATACCAGTCGGCATTCTTGAGCTATCAGTTCCAAGATTATGACGGTGCCGCTCGCAGATTCCAAGAGTTCATGAAAGTGTATTCGAACTCTGGTTTGAATCGCGATGCAAAATGGCACTTGGCGTGGTTGAAATATTTGAAGGGTGATTATCAAGGCGCTTATAAGGCGTTTTCTGATATGCAATCGCTGAAGCATAAAAATAAAAAAGCGTGGAAAGCATTCCCGAATGATCGTGTGACTTACTGGATGGCGATGAGTTTGTATCGTCAAGGTAAGACCGAGCAAGCTCGTGGTATGATGGAAGGCTTGGCAAAAGATCCTCTTCTTGGTTACTATGCGATTGTAGCGCAAGCGCGATTGAAAAAAATGGAAGCGACTTTGCCAGCAGCTAAATTGGCGCAAAGTCCATTGCCAACTGCACCTCGTATGATTTCAAGATTTTCTGCCGGCGAGTTCTTGATGCCGTCAGTTGAAGACACGTACCGCGGTGACGATTCAGAATCTGAAGAGACAATGTTGATCACTCAGTATTCTGCTGATGACGAAAAAGGTGAAGAGGAAGAAGCGGACGGTAGCGACTCAACCGATCAACAAGCTGTTGAGGTTGTGCAAAACGCAACTGATAAAGATGAAGCCACTGCCGGTGAAAACTCAGCTTCATTCTCTAGCCCCGTGTTGATGCGTCGTTTTGAAAGAGCCCGCGATTTGATGATCGTTGGTGAAAATGAATGGGCTCGTTGGGATTTGTATGACATCGAAAGAAAAACGGCGAATCGTGAATACCTTCGCACTTTGATGACGGAATACAGCACTGCTGGTCACTTCAATCGTTCTTCGTACTTGGCGCAAGTGACATTCGGTGGTCAACGTGCCGCTCATGGTGTTGACGGTGTTCGCTACTTGTGGGAGCTTGCGTATCCTCGTGCGTTCAATGACTCTGTTGAAAAATACACGAAGAAGTTCGTGGTTCCTGAAGAACTGGTTTGGGGCATCATGAGAGCGGAAAGTTCTTACCGCTGTGACGCGATTTCACCAGTGGGTGCGTTGGGCTTGATGCAAGTTATGCCATTCACAGGGCACAAAGTTGCAACATTGATCGGCGATAAAGAGTTTAAGGCTCCAATGTTGCTTGAGCCAGAAACGGCTGTGAAAGTTGGTTCGCGCTACTTGAAACGTTTGATGGACAGATTTGATAACACGATTCCGTTGGTCGCTGCAGGTTACAATGCAGGTCCACATCGTGTAAAAAATTGGTTGGTATCTTTTGGCGGGTTGGAAACGGATGAGTTCATTGAACACATTCCGTTCTTGGAAACTAGAAACTACGTAAAACGCGTTGTTTCGAACGCTTATGTTTATGCAAAATTGTACGGCAACAAAAAAGATCTTTTCCCATACTTGTCAGAGCCAGTTCCGGTGAAAGTAAACGCCGAACTTGTGGGAAAGGAAAACTGGGATGACATTTGA